A region of Sesamum indicum cultivar Zhongzhi No. 13 linkage group LG7, S_indicum_v1.0, whole genome shotgun sequence DNA encodes the following proteins:
- the LOC105166012 gene encoding zinc finger CCCH domain-containing protein 6, translating to MGGSQKSKRVTWASDVNLCQVRLFLSEESPSQVGMGAQDHLQAKAISGGMGSDDNLPPGFEGIQPANPWIVKLAQIPLAKWKWPPRFEVDSTWRVVAGEESREIEAQNQREMRVLEAIYPRPSAIPPNPSALVGAEDSSVNDQFTPLVPITPIEDEDATLDTPLNSMAANSNPLLLQPQHSSHASFSSPGSSSINLHANGFPAASVEPDIVAAAQAALTSVMSNADQGNLIDRELLIKILSDPKMIEQLVINHATQNAPSSSTQNMPSSSHFHNVAATGAQTIVSSSTQHMPSSNLLPSIGMQNVASSSTPSMHNTPSTSSQYIPDLRSPPKSSFDPVNVAVNRREALSAHVSRPELIAHSRPTTTGPFYPPSRMGSIPNIRPSVPDVISAPSPSAGAPVKKDINYYKSLIQQHGGERRETMPQFAHQSNQPPGSSQEPLNVMKPRESKPKIMKPCIYFNSSRGCRNGANCAYQHDMSSQQRVSSIPEVQNAKRVKLDREITGT from the exons aTGGGAGGATCGCAGAAATCAAAAAGGGTTACTTGGGCCTCCGATGTTAATCTTTGTCAG GTGAGGCTCTTCTTGTCGGAAGAATCTCCTTCACAAGTTGGAATGGGAGCTCAAGACCATCTCCAGGCAAAGGCAATCTCAGGTGGAATGGGGTCTGATGACAATTTGCCTCCAGGTTTTGAAGGAATCCAGCCTGCAAATCCATGGATAGTAAAGCTAGCTCAAATACCATTAGCAAAATGGAAATGGCCTCCAAGA TTTGAAGTTGATAGCACTTGGCGAGTGGTAGCTGGGGAAGAGAGCAGAGAAATAGAAGCCCAGAATCAACGAGAAATGAGAGTTCTGGAAGCCATTTATCCACGGCCTTCAGCTATTCCTCCAAA CCCTTCTGCATTAGTTGGTGCGGAAGACTCGAGTGTTAACGACCAATTCACTCCTCTGGTTCCCATAACACCAATTGAAGATGAAGATGCTACATTGGATACACCACTTAACTCCATGGCTGCAAACAGCAATCCCCTACTCTTACAGCCACAGCACTCATCTCATGCATCTTTTTCCTCTCCAGGCAGTTCGTCTATTAATCTTCATGCCAACGGTTTTCCAGCTGCCAGTGTGGAGCCCGATATTGTGGCAGCTGCACAAGCCGCATTGACTTCAGTCATGTCAAACGCCGATCAGGGAAATCTAATAGATCGTGAATTGCTCATTAAGATTCTCAGCGACCCAAAAATGATTGAGCAACTAGTTATAAACCATGCTACGCAAAATGCTCCATCATCCAGCACACAGAATATGCCATCGTCTTCCCATTTCCACAATGTTGCAGCCACTGGAGCACAGACTATTGTATCCTCCAGCACACAACATATGCCGTCATCCAACTTGTTGCCATCCATTGGAATGCAAAATGTTGCATCTTCCAGTACTCCAAGTATGCACAATACGCCGTCCACCAGCTCACAGTATATTCCTGATCTGAGGTCGCCGCCGAAGAGTTCATTTGATCCGGTCAATGTTGCTGTCAATAGAAGAGAAGCACTTTCTGCTCACGTTAGTCGGCCGGAGCTCATTGCACATTCTAGGCCTACAACAACTGGACCTTTTTACCCTCCAAGTCGGATGGGATCCATCCCCAACATAAGGCCGTCTGTCCCTGATGTCATCTCTGCACCCTCTCCATCTGCAGGAGCTCCCGTAAAAAAGgatatcaattattataagaGCCTCATTCAGCAACACGGAGGAGAAAGACGAGAGACTATGCCTCAATTTGCTCATCAAAGCAACCAACCACCAGGGTCGAGTCAAGAACCTTTGAATGTGATGAAACCAAGAGAGTCGAAACCGAAGATAATGAAGCCATGCATCTACTTCAACAGTTCGAGGGGTTGCAGAAATGGAGCTAACTGCGCCTATCAGCACGATATGTCATCCCAGCAAAGGGTCAGTAGCATTCCGGAGGTTCAGAATGCTAAGAGAGTGAAATTGGATAGAGAAATTACTGGTACATAA
- the LOC105166013 gene encoding uncharacterized protein LOC105166013, with product MLKFLSKVRIEFNALDPRAASCMEFLAQCHARNAKESNPSCQVQVNRRTDDSPPKITVTFVNGVEETFDANLTPAQDMRNSILEKGQYIEAEQMFREAGEKWPVDIPEEELRQPCGGAKK from the exons ATGTTGAAATTCTTGTCCAAGGTAAGGATCGAGTTCAATGCGCTGGACCCACGCGCAGCATCGTGTATGGAGTTCTTGGCGCAGTGCCATGCCCGCAATGCCAAAGAATCGAACCCCTCTTGCCAGGTTCAAGTCAATCGCCGAACCGACGATTCCCCGCCCAAGATCACCGTCACTTTCGTCAATGGCGTTGAGGAAACCTTCGACGCCAACTTAACGCCCGCCCAGGATATGCGCAACTCGATTCTCGAGAAGGGTCAGTATATTGAGGCGGAGCAGATGTTTCGTGAAGCTGGTGAGAAGTGGCCTGTTGATATCCCTGAAGAAGAGCTCCGACAACCGTGTGGGGGGGCCAAG AAGTGA
- the LOC105166011 gene encoding protein IQ-DOMAIN 32 yields MGKPTASCFKIIACGSDSVDHDDLQTSESKGSSDRRGWSFRKRSARHRVLSNSVISEAPSSANKENPDSTAVDFHVQPDLTAPEKTPAVQLVEEKTELSTQLSSKLSDTIPDKEDDCGAYATVDESSVIIIQAAIRGLLAQRVLLRQKNVIKLQAAVRGHLVRSYAVGTLRCVQAIVKMQALVRARRARLLGEGSGDLVKQSETIGKDNNDLITPLSKKEAKTNGTYAYISIEKLLGNAFARQLMESTPRSKPINIKCDPLRSDSAWKWLERWMSVSSVSNEEPQGSGSAIEQHNENIGHSDAKEEILAPSDCYTESTDFKFGVGESAEASQDDDSLINHDANNLDLDSCKSISPSSSHSKLHNIDQSNEKLDETESVLVEIEDTDLIEKVEVESLSEKEETGSERDLPDMKKNSTEQPDTEAKKFSRKASNPAFIAAQSKFEELSSAGAPAKLSISSSHDPGVESSLENVSSSNDQPLRSIDIGLADNAISNASAIQIGGSECGTELSISSTLDSPDRSEAGVNDIEQETKVPDETDHHRSGDNLEVEADGKSITLETDPSYTTTNELERNESIASAAAESLSTIAADPHQLENKPETDPRDLQLELESEASHMVNKSSPEASPRSHITVPESQATPSSQASVKPKKNKGAKSDTNRKNRPSSVDKKTLSSRNQDSASRSSLEQLQEHKSGKRRNSFGSAKPDQREQEPRDSSSSNSLPSYMQATESARAKAIANGSPRSSPDVHEKDVYLKKRHSLPGTNERQGSPRIQRSLSQAQPNAAKGNGTHSPQERKWRR; encoded by the exons ATGGGCAAACCAACTGCATCGTGCTTCAAGATCATCGCCTGTGGCAGCGATTCCGTCGACCACGACGATCTCCAAACTTCGGaa AGCAAGGGCTCTAGTGATCGGCGTGGATGGAGTTTCCGGAAGAGGTCTGCGAGACATCGAGTATTGAGTAACAGTGTCATTTCAGAAGCACCTTCATCTGCAAACAAGGAAAACCCAGATTCTACTGCTGTTGACTTCCATGTGCAGCCTGACTTGACTGCTCCAGAGAAGACCCCGGCAGTTCAGTTGGTTGAAGAGAAGACCGAGTTGTCTACCCAACTGAGCTCAAAGTTGTCAGATACCATACCTGACAAAGAGGATGACTGTGGAGCATATGCAACTGTTGATGAGTCCAGTGTTATCATAATTCAGGCGGCCATTAGGGGGTTGTTG GCTCAGCGGGTGTTATTGAGGCAGAAGAACGTGATCAAATTACAAGCTGCTGTACGTGGACATTTGGTTCGAAGCTATGCTGTTGGAACTCTGCGGTGTGTCCAAGCCATTGTCAAAATGCAAGCTCTTGTTCGAGCACGCCGTGCCCGTCTGCTTGGGGAAGGGTCAGGCGATCTTGTGAAGCAGAGTGAGACCATTGGAAAGGATAATAATGATTTGATAACCCCCTTG AGTAAGAAAGAAGCCAAGACAAATGGCACATACGCTTACATTTCCATCGAAAAGCTACTTGGCAATGCTTTTGCTCGTCAG CTCATGGAATCAACACCGAGGAGCAAACCTATCAATATCAAGTGTGACCCCTTAAGATCCGACTCAGCCTGGAAATGGCTTGAAAGATGGATGTCAGTTTCATCTGTAAGCAATGAAGAGCCACAAGGCTCTGGATCAGCTATTGAGCAgcataatgaaaatattggaCATTCTGATGCCAAAGAGGAGATTTTAGCTCCATCTGATTGTTATACTGAGTCAACAGACTTCAAATTTGGTGTGGGTGAGTCAGCCGAAGCATCCCAGGATGATGACAGTTTGATCAATCATGACGCAAACAACTTAGACCTTGATTCATGCAAATCCATATCACCTTCATCCAGTCATTCTAAGCTGCACAACATCGatcaatcaaatgaaaaattagatgaaacaGAATCTGTTCTAGTTGAGATCGAAGATACAGATTTGATTGAGAAGGTGGAAGTGGAATCTCTTTCCGAAAAGGAGGAAACAGGAAGTGAACGAgatttacctgatatgaaaaagaattcCACCGAACAACCTGATACTGAGGCAAAAAAGTTCTCAAGAAAGGCAAGTAATCCTGCTTTCATTGCTGcacaatcaaaatttgaagaacTGAGTTCAGCTGGCGCTCCTGCAAAATTAAGCATTTCATCCAGTCATGATCCTGGAGTTGAATCTAGTTTGGAAAACGTTTCATCTTCTAATGATCAACCATTGAGGTCTATAGATATCGGATTAGCTGACAATGCCATTTCCAATGCTTCAGCAATTCAGATTGGTGGTTCTGAATGTGGGACGGAACTTTCCATTTCTTCTACCCTCGATTCACCAGATAGGTCAGAGGCTGGGGTCAATGACATTGAACAGGAAACAAAAGTTCCAGATGAGACTGACCATCATAGAAGTGGAGACAATTTAGAAGTTGAAGCTGATGGGAAGTCCATCACACTGGAAACTGATCCATCATATACTACCACCAATGAGTTGGAGAGAAATGAAAGTATTGCCTCCGCTGCTGCTGAATCTCTTTCTACCATTGCTGCAGACCCACATCAGCTAGAGAACAAGCCAGAAACAGATCCAAGGGACCTGCAGTTGGAGTTGGAATCTGAAGCAAGCCACATGGTAAACAAGTCATCACCTGAAGCCTCTCCTAGAAGCCATATAACTGTCCCTGAATCTCAAGCAACACCTTCTAGCCAAGCGTCTgtcaaacccaagaaaaacaaaggtgCTAAAAGTGACACCAATCGCAAGAATAGGCCTTCATCAGTTGATAAAAAAACCCTTTCGAGTCGTAATCAAGATTCTGCCTCAAGAAGTAGCTTGGAGCAGTTACAGGAGCACAAAAGTGGAAAGAGGAGGAACTCCTTTGGTTCAGCAAAACCTGATCAGAGGGAGCAGGAACCAAGAGATAGCAGTAGCAGTAATTCTCTACCAAGTTACATGCAAGCGACTGAATCTGCTAGAGCCAAAGCTATTGCAAATGGCTCTCCTAGATCTAGTCCAGATGTGCATGAAAAGGATGtctatttaaaaaagagaCATTCCCTACCTGGTACAAATGAAAGGCAAGGATCCCCTCGTATTCAGCGCTCTCTGTCTCAGGCACAGCCAAATGCAGCAAAGGGAAATGGAACCCATTCTCCTCAAG AACGGAAGTGGCGGCGGTAA